In Myripristis murdjan chromosome 9, fMyrMur1.1, whole genome shotgun sequence, the following proteins share a genomic window:
- the b3galt8 gene encoding beta-1,3-galactosyltransferase 2 encodes MKITFYCRLVKLLNVSAVLVLSVLLLLSRIRFRRHLPKPSPIPAQDYRLISPETYKYILNQPAACKHRSPLLVLMVPVSPGERTAREAIRKTWGAPGSNTLTMFYVGLPEEGPTSHLQDSLGKESQQHGDIIQMDFLDSYHNLTIKTMMIMNWLATYCPTASYAMKVDADVFVNVFHLIRQLSGSPRQGYITGSVIADGRPRRDSNSKWHLSQDLYPQDSFPPYLSGAGYVFSTDLAERISGASRFVRMIPLEDVYVGLCLRVLGVQPTYSQSLLTLTNLFEIQKLEYERCTFAKRVIVTGFKPAELLLIWQDFSQGHLSC; translated from the coding sequence ATGAAGATAACTTTTTATTGCAGGTTAGTGAAGTTACTTAACGTTTCAGCTGTGCTCGTCCTGTCTGTCCTGCTCTTACTAAGTAGAATTAGATTCAGGAGACACTTGCCAAAGCCCAGTCCCATTCCTGCACAAGATTACAGGCTAATATCCCCTGAAACCTACAAGTATATTCTCAACCAACCTGCTGCATGCAAGCACAGAAGCCCCTTGCTGGTGTTGATGGTGCCAGTTTCCCCAGGGGAGAGAACAGCAAGGGAAGCTATCAGAAAAACATGGGGTGCCCCAGGCTCCAACACACTGACCATGTTCTATGTGGGGCTCCCTGAGGAGGGCCCCACTTCACATCTCCAGGACAGCCTAGGAAAAGAGAGCCAGCAACATGGAGACATCATCCAGATGGACTTCCTGGACAGCTACCACAACCTGACCATCAAAACTATGATGATCATGAACTGGCTGGCTACCTATTGTCCAACTGCATCGTACGCAATGAAGGTAGACGCTGATGTCTTTGTCAATGTGTTTCACCTGATCAGACAGCTGAGTGGCTCTCCCAGGCAGGGCTACATCACAGGGTCGGTGATTGCAGATGGGAGACCGCGCAGGGACAGCAACAGCAAGTGGCATCTGTCCCAGGATCTTTACCCTCAGGACAGCTTCCCTCCGTACCTCTCTGGGGCTGGGTATGTCTTCTCCACTGACTTGGCAGAGAGGATCTCAGGGGCGTCCAGGTTTGTCCGGATGATCCCCCTGGAGGACGTCTACGTGGGCTTGTGTCTGCGGGTGCTGGGTGTCCAGCCGACCTATTCCCAAAGCCTTCTGACCCTGACAAACCTGTTTGAAATCCAAAAATTGGAGTATGAGAGGTGCACCTTCGCCAAACGGGTCATAGTCACAGGGTTTaagcctgcagagctgctgctcatTTGGCAGGACTTCTCCCAAGGCCATCTGAGCTGCTGA